A stretch of DNA from Paracoccus methylovorus:
CGGATCGGCCAAGGCCGCGATGGGCAGCAGGGTCAGGCAGGCGCCAGCAAGAAAGGAGTTCATCAGGGACATGTCGAACCTCAAGACGGGTTGCGGGCGAGTCGGCCCGTGGTCTTGGGATTAGGACGCATGGGTCAGAATCCGTCAACAATCTTGTCTTGAGCTACAGCACGCGCCGCATCACCACCGCATCCGTTCCGGGCGCGTAATAGCCCTTGCGGCAGCCAACAATGTCCCAGCCGGTGCCGGAATAAAGCGCCATGGCGGCTGCATTGTCCGAGGCGACCTCCAGAAAGCCCTCGGTTGCGCCCCGCGCCTGCGCGGTGGCGGCGAATTCGGAAAGCAGGGCAAGGGCCAGTCCTTGGCGTCGTGCCTGCGGGGCGACGGCAAGCGTCAGCAATTCCGCCTCCTCCGCGACGGTACGGCCCAGCAGGAATGCCTGCGGGCGTGTCAGCAGGAAATTCAGCGGGTTGTTCAGAAGATTGGCAAATTCCAATGCAGTCCAGGGCCGGGGATGCGCGGTGAAGCAGACGCCATGCAGCGCCGCCAGTTCGTCCGGCGTCATGGCAGGATCAGCGGGCCACGGTCACGCGCCGGCGCGGCATCGGCGGGGCGCAGATAGATCGGCGCAGGGCGCGGCAGGTCGGGCTGGTCGCGACGGCTGGCGGCGATGTGGGCGATGGCCTGGGCCGGCGGCATGACAGGGGGCAGGGGTGCGGGACCGGGCGGCAGGTCATGCGGTGCGGCTTGCCGGGGCAAGGTCGCAGTGCCGGTGCCGAAATCCTGCCAGATCACCTCGCCATGGCGGGCGGGAATGGCGACGCGGCAGGGGCGGGGCAGACCATATGCCGCAGCCTCGGTCGCGCTGACGCCCACGGCGGGAATGCCCAGTGACAGCGCCAGCCCACGTGCCGCCGCAACCGAGATGCGGATGCCGGTGAAATTGCCCGGACCAATGCCGCAGCCCAGGACCGAAAGGTCGTGCCAGCCGGCACCGGCCTCGGCCAGCACCTCTTCCAGCAGGGGAAACAGCCGTTCGGCCTGACCGCGCGCCATTTCCTCGTGGCGTTGAACCAGCACCCGGTCGCCCTGCAGCAAAGCGGCCGCGCAATGCGCGGCCGATGTATCGAAGCCCAGCGACAGCGTGTCAGCCAACGGGCCGCACCTCGGTCACCTCTGGGATATAATGACGCAGCAGGTTTTCGATACCCATTTTCAACGTCAGCGTGGATGAGGGGCAGCCGGCGCAGGCGCCCTGCATGTGCAGATAGACTACACCGCGGTCGAAGCCGTGAAAGGTGATGTCGCCACCGTCCTGTGCCACGGCCGGACGTACGCGGGTGTCCAGCAATTCCTTGATCTGGTTCACGATATCCGAATCCGGCCCATCGTGGTCGCTGTGGCCGCTGGCCGCCGCGCCCTCGATCGCCGAGGCGCCGGACTGGTAATGCTCCATGATCGCGCCCAGAACCGAGGGCTTCAGATGGTCCCAGACCACATCCTCGGCCTTGGTCACGGTCACGAAGTCCGAACCAAGAAACACTCCGGTCACGCCGGGGACGGCAAAGATGCGGCGGGCAAGCGGGCTGGTGACCGCTGCCTCGGCCGCAGGGAAATCGGCGGTGCCGCTGCCAAGGACGGTTTCGCCCGGCAGGAATTTCAGCGTTGCCGGGTTCGGCGTGGTTTCGGTCTGGATGAACATGGCGCGGACTCCTTTGATCGGGGATATGGGGATCGAAGGGGGGGCAAGTCAAGTCAGAGCGGCACGTCGCCCGCTGCGGCAAACCGTGCAAAGGCAAAGAAACTTGCCTGCAGGCCCGCCGGGACCCTAGCAAGCCCCGCCTCCAAAACGGGCTCAGGGTGGTGTGGCCGGCGCAGACCGCTTGTTTTCCGGCCAACTGGCGTGTGCCAACGGCGGGTGTTCTAGGTGATCTGCTCCAGCCGCTCGCGCGAGATGTCGCCGGGAACGATGGTAATCGGGCAGGGCAGGCTGGCCACCTCTCGCAGCAGCCGCGTGACCAGCGGCCCCGGCCCCGCGGTTTCGGTCGAGGCGGCCAGCACAACCACGCCTATCTCGGGGTCGTCGTGGATCTGGGCCACAAGCTCGGCCCCCGGCTCGCCCTCGCGCACGACCAGTTCCGGCTCGATGCCGGGTCGGTCGCGCATCCATTTGGCGAAAACTTCGTAATGCGCCTCGATCCGCTCGTAAGCCTCGGCGCGCATGACGTCGGCCACGCCCATGCCGTGCTGGATGGTATTGGCCGAAATCACCGCCAGCACCTGAACTCCGCCGCCGGTTTTGGCCGCGCGCAGGGCGGCATAGCGGATGGCGTTCAGGCATTCCCGTGAATCGTCCAGAACCACCAGAAATTTCCGCATGAATACCGCCCCGGTTGCGCAAAGATAAGCAAAGACTGGCCGAAAGGTCACGGTTGCGCAAGTCTCGCGCAATTTCCCGCTTGTAGTAGTTTGAAAACAAGGGGCGCTATGTTAGGCGGAATATTAGCCAAAAGCCGATACGGGACGGGATTGTGACGATTCACCAAGATTGGGATAAGGCCGACATCGCTCGGTTCGCCACATTGCCCCAACCCGAAATGTCGTGGTTCAAGGGCGAGGTTCAGGCGCCCCGTCGCACGACCATGCCCTTGTCCAAGCGGCTGTTCGATATCACCCTTGCACTGATCCTGCTGGTGCCGCTGTCCATCGTCATGGGGGTCTTTGCGCTGATCCTGCTGATCATGCAGGGCCGCCCGATTTTTTACGCCGCGCCGCGCATGATCGCGCCGGGACGCAGCTTTACCCACCTCAAGTTCCGCACCATGCTGTGCCAACAGGACGATTTCGGCGTCACCGGTGCGCATAAGGCCTGGCGTATCACGCCCCTTGGCGATTTCATGCGTCGCACGCGGATCGACGAGTTGCCGCAGTTGTTCAATATCCTCAAGGGCGACATGAGCTTTGTCGGCCCGCGCCCCACCATCCGCGAATATGTCGAGCGCTATCCGGTCGTTTATGGGCAGGTGCTGAAAAGCCGTCCCGGCGTTACCGGCCTTGCGACGCTGATCTATCACCGCCACGAAGATCGCATCCTGCGCCGCTGCAAAAGCGCCGAGGCGACCGAGGCCGCCTATGCCCGCCGCTGCCTGCCGACCAAGCTGAAGATCGACCTGATCTATCAGCGCAACCGGACGCTGGCGCTGGATCTGTGGATCATCTGGCGCACCGTCCTGATCGTTCTGTACAAGGACGAACGCCCACGCCGGCGCGGCCGTAAATAAGCCCGGTCATTTTTATCTATTTGTGCATCCATCCGGCCGCCGGACGTTATGGCGGCCGATCCGTGCTTGGCCTATAGGATTCCCAGGCGGCCAGCACGGAAGGGGAAAGGCTTGCAGCGAAAGGTTCTCGTGACCGGAGGGGCCGGCTTTATCGGCTGCCATCTTGTCGATCGTCTGCTTGCGGCAGGGGACGAGGTCGTCGTCCTTGATGATCTGTCAAGCGGCCGGGCGGCCAACCTGTCCCCCAAGGCGCAACTGGTTCGGGGCGATGTTCTGGACAATGCTTTGGTCGGTTCGCTGCTTGGCGGGGTGGACTGCGTTTTCCATCTTGCGGCGCGGGTGTCGGTGCAGCTTTGCATCTCGGACTGGACAGGGGCGCATCGTGTCAATCTGGGGGGCACGATTGCGGTTCTTCAGGCCGCGCATCAGGCCGGAAACATCCCCGTTGTCTATGCCTCTTCGGCGGCGGTCTATGGCAACCGCTCGGGTGCGGAATGCCGCGAAAGCGACCTGCCCATGCCGATCTCGCCCTATGCCGCCGACAAGCTGGCCGGTGAACATCAGGCCCGCGCCATGGCCGAGGTGAATGGCCTGCCTTCGGTCGGGCTGCGATTCTTCAACGTTTATGGTCCGGGTCAGGATGCAGCTTCGCCCTATGCCGGGGTGATCTCGAAATTCTGCGCCAATCGGATGGCCGACCGACCGCATACGATCTTTGGCGACGGCCGGCAGAGCCGGGATTTCATCTACGTGGCCGATGTCGTGGACGGACTGCTTCGCGCCCGCGATCTGGTGGGAAAAATGCCCCGCGCAGAGGTCTTCAACCTTTGCACCGGGATCGAAACCACGCTGCTAGATCTGGTTCATGCCATCGACCGCGTGGCCGGTCGCGGGACCAGCGACATCGAGCATGCCCCGGCCCGCAGCGGCGATATCCGCACCTCGCGCGGCTGTCCGCAGGCCGCGGGCGCGCGGCTTGGTTTTACCGCCCGAACGGACATCGGCGCGGGTCTGGGGGCATTCTGGGCTGCGCTTGGCCCAGGCGCGGGCGCTTAACCGTCGGCGGAAAAGGGCGGGGTCTGATAGCCGACCCCCGTCAGGTAAAGCCCCTGCGGCGGGCAGACCGGCCCGCATGCGGCGCGGTCACAGGCGGCCAATGCCTGGGCCACGCGATCCGGAGGCCACGCCCCGGCCCCTACACGTTCCAGCGTGCCTACGATCGAGCGGACCTGATTGTGCAGGAACGACCTCGCCCGCAGGGTAAAGCGGTATTCGCGACCTTGCGGGATCGCTGCTTCCTCGATGGCCAGTTCGTCCAGCGTCTTTTCTGGGCTTTTCGCCTGGCACATGGTCGAGCGGAAAGTGGTAAAATCATGCCGGCCCAGCAGATGCGCGGCACCCGCGCGCATGGCGGTCAGGTCCAGACGATGTGTCACTTGCCAGGCGCAGCCGCGATCATGGGTCAACGGCGCTCGCCGGGCGATCAGCCGGAACAGATAACGCCGCTCATGCGCCGAAAAGCGGGCATGGAAATCATCCGCCACCCGCGCGGCGGCCAGAATGGCGATGGGGGCGGGTTTCAGGTGCCAGTTCAACGCCTCGGACAGTCGGAAAGGGTCCCAGTCGCGGACCAGATCGGCATGGGCGACCTGTCCGGTGGCATGCACGCCTGCGTCGGTGCGACCTGCGGCGGCGATCCGTGCGCCGGCCGCAAAGCCGGGATCGAGCCGAGCCAGCGCCGCCTCGACCGTGCCCTGAACGCTGGGCCGGTCGGCCTGCGCCTGCCAGCCGGCAAAAGGACCGCCGTCATATTCGATCAGCAAAGCAAAGCGGGGCATGGTCTAACGGCGCGGCTTTTCGGATTCGCGGGGGATCAGCAGGTCGTCAAGCGTCATCGGGCTTTGCAACTCCGCCGGCTCGGCCGGAGTTGGCGGGGGACGCACTCCTTCGCGCGCCAGCCGTTCGCGCAGAACGCTGATCTCGATATCCAGATCGGCTCGGCCACCTTCCAGCAACTTGGCGCGGCGGGCGGCGAATTCGGTTTCCAGATCGTTTAGCAGCGTCTCGTAATCCTGTCGTGCGCGCGGGTGGCGGGTCTGGGCGTAAAGGTCGGCGAACTTGATCGTCGCGTCGCGCGCGCCTTGCAGATAGATGCTGAGGTAGCGGCGCAAGGCGCCGATATTGTCGGGGTTATCCTCGACATGGGTGAAAAGATCGCGTGCGGCGGCGGCGAACAGGGCGACGCGGGCCTCTAGGCGCCGGTCGCCGGTGCGCAGGATGGCGTCCTGCATGGCTTTCAGATGCGCCTCTCCCTCGGTCACGATGCGGTGGACGCGATCCTGCTGGACCCCGTCTATGCCCTCCATGCCCTTGTCGCGCATCGGGTCGCTGCCGAAGGACAGCCAGTGCAGCATGGCGCCGGCAAGGCCGATCACCCCGGCCCCGGCCTCTGCGCCCGGCACATATGCGCCCAAGGCGAGGCCGAGCCCGGTCAGGATGCCGCCGAAAAGCTTGCGCGGGATCGCCGGGCGGCGTGCGACGCGACGGGCGTCATAGGCTGCCTCGGCCTGCAACCCCTCGCGCGTCATCCACATGCCCGAGGCGATGCTACCAAAGGCGAGCAGATGCAGCGCCAGCCCGGCCGGATCCTGCCAGAACGCGCTGATGAGAAAGGGAATCGCCATGATGGTGACCCAGCGCGTGCG
This window harbors:
- a CDS encoding 5-bromo-4-chloroindolyl phosphate hydrolysis family protein; the encoded protein is MAKRFGGRFSPQPRLDENDPRLSARPAPGEIRHPLESRTRWVTIMAIPFLISAFWQDPAGLALHLLAFGSIASGMWMTREGLQAEAAYDARRVARRPAIPRKLFGGILTGLGLALGAYVPGAEAGAGVIGLAGAMLHWLSFGSDPMRDKGMEGIDGVQQDRVHRIVTEGEAHLKAMQDAILRTGDRRLEARVALFAAAARDLFTHVEDNPDNIGALRRYLSIYLQGARDATIKFADLYAQTRHPRARQDYETLLNDLETEFAARRAKLLEGGRADLDIEISVLRERLAREGVRPPPTPAEPAELQSPMTLDDLLIPRESEKPRR
- the tsaB gene encoding tRNA (adenosine(37)-N6)-threonylcarbamoyltransferase complex dimerization subunit type 1 TsaB, giving the protein MADTLSLGFDTSAAHCAAALLQGDRVLVQRHEEMARGQAERLFPLLEEVLAEAGAGWHDLSVLGCGIGPGNFTGIRISVAAARGLALSLGIPAVGVSATEAAAYGLPRPCRVAIPARHGEVIWQDFGTGTATLPRQAAPHDLPPGPAPLPPVMPPAQAIAHIAASRRDQPDLPRPAPIYLRPADAAPARDRGPLILP
- a CDS encoding GNAT family N-acetyltransferase encodes the protein MTPDELAALHGVCFTAHPRPWTALEFANLLNNPLNFLLTRPQAFLLGRTVAEEAELLTLAVAPQARRQGLALALLSEFAATAQARGATEGFLEVASDNAAAMALYSGTGWDIVGCRKGYYAPGTDAVVMRRVL
- the truA gene encoding tRNA pseudouridine(38-40) synthase TruA; amino-acid sequence: MPRFALLIEYDGGPFAGWQAQADRPSVQGTVEAALARLDPGFAAGARIAAAGRTDAGVHATGQVAHADLVRDWDPFRLSEALNWHLKPAPIAILAAARVADDFHARFSAHERRYLFRLIARRAPLTHDRGCAWQVTHRLDLTAMRAGAAHLLGRHDFTTFRSTMCQAKSPEKTLDELAIEEAAIPQGREYRFTLRARSFLHNQVRSIVGTLERVGAGAWPPDRVAQALAACDRAACGPVCPPQGLYLTGVGYQTPPFSADG
- a CDS encoding universal stress protein, producing MRKFLVVLDDSRECLNAIRYAALRAAKTGGGVQVLAVISANTIQHGMGVADVMRAEAYERIEAHYEVFAKWMRDRPGIEPELVVREGEPGAELVAQIHDDPEIGVVVLAASTETAGPGPLVTRLLREVASLPCPITIVPGDISRERLEQIT
- a CDS encoding sugar transferase, producing the protein MTIHQDWDKADIARFATLPQPEMSWFKGEVQAPRRTTMPLSKRLFDITLALILLVPLSIVMGVFALILLIMQGRPIFYAAPRMIAPGRSFTHLKFRTMLCQQDDFGVTGAHKAWRITPLGDFMRRTRIDELPQLFNILKGDMSFVGPRPTIREYVERYPVVYGQVLKSRPGVTGLATLIYHRHEDRILRRCKSAEATEAAYARRCLPTKLKIDLIYQRNRTLALDLWIIWRTVLIVLYKDERPRRRGRK
- a CDS encoding NifU family protein is translated as MFIQTETTPNPATLKFLPGETVLGSGTADFPAAEAAVTSPLARRIFAVPGVTGVFLGSDFVTVTKAEDVVWDHLKPSVLGAIMEHYQSGASAIEGAAASGHSDHDGPDSDIVNQIKELLDTRVRPAVAQDGGDITFHGFDRGVVYLHMQGACAGCPSSTLTLKMGIENLLRHYIPEVTEVRPVG
- a CDS encoding NAD-dependent epimerase/dehydratase family protein, whose protein sequence is MQRKVLVTGGAGFIGCHLVDRLLAAGDEVVVLDDLSSGRAANLSPKAQLVRGDVLDNALVGSLLGGVDCVFHLAARVSVQLCISDWTGAHRVNLGGTIAVLQAAHQAGNIPVVYASSAAVYGNRSGAECRESDLPMPISPYAADKLAGEHQARAMAEVNGLPSVGLRFFNVYGPGQDAASPYAGVISKFCANRMADRPHTIFGDGRQSRDFIYVADVVDGLLRARDLVGKMPRAEVFNLCTGIETTLLDLVHAIDRVAGRGTSDIEHAPARSGDIRTSRGCPQAAGARLGFTARTDIGAGLGAFWAALGPGAGA